The following DNA comes from Glaciihabitans arcticus.
TTCGATGCGTTCGTGCTCGGCCAGACCGAGCTGAGCCCGCGCCAGCGGCACGAGCGCTTCACCGAGTTCGTCGAAAGCCTCGACACCCTGCTGCGCTTCGAGACCGACGGCGCGATCTCCTTCGACGGCCAGTGGTTCACGGCGGTGAACGCGCGGATGGTCGGCGCCCCCGCCCAGTCACCGCGCGTGCCGTTCGTACTAGCGGCCAACGGCCCGAAGGGGCTCGCGCTCGTCGCAAAGCACGCGCAGGGGTGGGTCACCACCGGACCGGACGGTGTGCACGGCGACGAGTGGTGGAGCGCCGTCGCCGGGCTCGCGGGTCGCCTGGACGATGCGGCGGAGGCCGTGGGGCGGCATCCCGGATCGATCGATCGATATCTGGCGCTCGACATGAACGGCGTCTTCTCGCTCTCGAGTGTCGCCGCCTTCGAAGACCAGAGCGCGCGGGCCGCCGAACTCGGCTTCACCGACGTCATCTCGCACTGGCCCCGGCCGGACGGCATCTACGCGGGTTCGGAAGACGTGCTGCTTGAAGCGATGCGCCGCTAGGCCTTCAGTCGCGCGAGCGAACGGACCACGGCGCGGTCGGTCTCGGCCGGCCAGTCGAACAGCGGAGCGGTGACGAGTAATTGGGCGAGTCCGTGCAGGCCCGCCCACAGGGCCGCGGCGTCGCGCCGAGGGTCAGTGCTGCTCGACGTTCCGTCGTCGACGCAGGCCTGGATCGCGGCGACCAGCAGGCGGAACGCATTCATGCCCATCTCGCGGAAGTGCGCGTCCTCGCCGGGGTGCAACTCGAGCGCGGCAGCCGCGTTCCACACCCCGCCGAACATCACGCGGTAGATGTGCGGGCGATCGCGGGCGAAGTCGAGGTAGCCGTCGCTGATCGCCCAGAGCCGGGCGACGGGATCAGTGTGCCGATCGCGCTTCTGCACGAGCGCGTCGACCAATTCGTCAAAAGCATCATCGGCGACCGCAGACATCACCGCATCGACGTCGGGGAAGTGCCGGTAGATGGAGGGCGCGGAGATGCCCGCGCGTCGCGCGATCGAGCGCAGCGTCGCCGTCTCGCCGTCCGCGAGCAGGGCCTGCGTCGCGGCAACGATCTCGAGCCGCAGTCGTGCGCCTTCACCTCGCGCGTTGCGCTGTCGCTCGCCGGTGGTCACCATGGTCTTGAGGTTACAGCCGTTTCCCTTGCGCGGCCGCGCTCACTCATCGGCGACCACCACGACCTTGCCCGCGACGGTGCGAGACTCGGCGAGCTCGACCGCCCGAACGATCTGCGACAGCGGGATGCGTGCGGCCACCTGCGGACGCACCGCGCCGACGGCGACCAGCCGCAGCAGGTTGCCGAGCGCATCCTGCTGCCTCGCAATGTAGGTCTCGCGACGACGTCGGCCCGCCCAGAAGTCGTAGAGGGATGCGTGCCGCCCGTTGGGCAGTGTGTTCCACAGAACGACCCGCGCGAAGGCCTGCAGCATCGGCAGCTGCGCGCTGCCGGTGCCGTGCATCGTGGACGCGCTGCCGTAGGAAACGAGCGTGCCGCCGCGCCGCAGCAATCGCCATGACTCCACCAGCCCCGGCCCACCGACGTGGTCGAACACAGCGTCGACGCCGTCGGGCGCCAGACTCTGGATGACGCTGTACAGCTCGGGGTCCCGGTAGTCGACGACCTCCGCACCGAGCGAGCGCACGAGCTCGTGGTGGGCGGGCGACGCAGTGCCGATGACGCGCAGCCCGGCAGTCACAGCCAGCTGCACGAGCAGGTTGCCCACCCCGCCGTTGGCGCCGAGCACCACGACCGTTCCGCCGGCCGCCACCCGGGCGG
Coding sequences within:
- a CDS encoding LLM class flavin-dependent oxidoreductase, with product MRHGIVILPQDLWPEARRKWMLAEELGFDHAWTYDHLSWRSLADEPWGATIPTLTAAATVTSTIKLGTFVASPNFRHPVPFAKDLATLDDVAAGRVLLGVGSGGTGFDAFVLGQTELSPRQRHERFTEFVESLDTLLRFETDGAISFDGQWFTAVNARMVGAPAQSPRVPFVLAANGPKGLALVAKHAQGWVTTGPDGVHGDEWWSAVAGLAGRLDDAAEAVGRHPGSIDRYLALDMNGVFSLSSVAAFEDQSARAAELGFTDVISHWPRPDGIYAGSEDVLLEAMRR
- a CDS encoding zinc-binding dehydrogenase — its product is MTGVLEVVIPAIVEPSEFELRERTLTPPGPDQVTLRMEATGVSFAEQQMRRGRYYDQPAFPFVGGYDLVGTVVAGAEDLLGQRFAVVTKTGGWSSLVNVPVSDLLPVPADADAAEVETLIVNGITAWQMLHTSARVAAGGTVVVLGANGGVGNLLVQLAVTAGLRVIGTASPAHHELVRSLGAEVVDYRDPELYSVIQSLAPDGVDAVFDHVGGPGLVESWRLLRRGGTLVSYGSASTMHGTGSAQLPMLQAFARVVLWNTLPNGRHASLYDFWAGRRRRETYIARQQDALGNLLRLVAVGAVRPQVAARIPLSQIVRAVELAESRTVAGKVVVVADE
- a CDS encoding TetR/AcrR family transcriptional regulator, producing MVTTGERQRNARGEGARLRLEIVAATQALLADGETATLRSIARRAGISAPSIYRHFPDVDAVMSAVADDAFDELVDALVQKRDRHTDPVARLWAISDGYLDFARDRPHIYRVMFGGVWNAAAALELHPGEDAHFREMGMNAFRLLVAAIQACVDDGTSSSTDPRRDAAALWAGLHGLAQLLVTAPLFDWPAETDRAVVRSLARLKA